In Pungitius pungitius chromosome 2, fPunPun2.1, whole genome shotgun sequence, a single window of DNA contains:
- the dnai7 gene encoding dynein axonemal intermediate chain 7 — protein sequence MPPKKVKSKARKLTKAQRAKRQQEEEEKRLREEEEARLHAEKEEHRRLERERKQQELKRLESKDRERRGDELDELRRLLENNQTAVIKWKTDAEEKAQWERYMNCGPTPDPAVLQDVNRFISLWRDDPEVNITLVLKHCNLALQLIEELEVLLRDITDPRKGQNYQESLLELLELIHSKHLLTTEEILKEASANIDTETGNMQTVVQDENITLCLWANLKKNPRFKGFNFEEAGLDFKLPKQLAVRDIAVRILHTRYDHLSLLARMADLRIHTPGHRSLAGDIAVPEQRETKGEGTKEYNETQQQSQDKEVQSIQGSAGTKSAASLQSRGSSAQPAKGRSSQIQTQMEALDAEGQLTSPVQAMDHGERVQVVDLMQYTPLGGVFHYGVFHLPPQVHKVNGWEIRQVLRNGLQVFPYPMERSNLDDNEALASPPVGVSVTLPDSAVFLKTPKVARWDAAAAQWRMDGITDVSYEEAEAKISFNMEAFHAFVLMQDTYANLPFQSWELRPLGQDSALFTINGALIDLSITIQGNQCMLQLEQVKGLSHIRGKWMSSPVLQRAMLNAGVNITVNEITDQYVCTRGKDPLAEHAAYEQMALFASACAFAWSKWNAECDAEHLVMQVCEHHGPAPVPKGSWSLYQLGAQRSQKLEITEKSDDYSPDLYLGSELHSTFIHMLQDNMSTEGMARTRESNYLFVDTVQSLLCATRPLMYS from the exons ATG CCGCCCAAGAAAGTAAAG TCAAAGGCTCGTAAACTGACCAAGGCTCAGAGGGCTAagcggcagcaggaggaggaagagaagcggcTGCGAGAGGAAG AGGAAGCACGGCTGCACGCTGAGAAAGAAGAGCACAGACGATTGGAAAGAGAGCGAAAGCAGCAGGAGCTAAAAAGGCTCGAGTCAAAG GACCGAGAGCGCAGAGGAGACGAGCTGGACGAACTCCGCCGTCTGCTGGAGAACAATCAAACTGCAGTCATCAAATGGAAAACAGATGCTGAGGAGAAAGCCCAG TGGGAGAGATACATGAACTGTGGCCCCACCCCAGATCCAGCAGTACTGCAGGATGTTAACAGATTCATCAGCTTATGGAGAGATGACCCAGAAGTCAACATCACACTTGTGCTCAAGCATTGTAACCTCGCTCTACAG CTGATAGAGGAGCTGGAGGTTCTGCTCAGAGACATTACGGATCCACGAAAAGGCCAGAACTACCAGGAGAGTCTTCTAGAATTGCTGGAGCTAATCCACTCTAAACACCTTCTCACCACCGAGGAGATCCTCAAG GAGGCTAGTGCAAACATCGACACAGAGACGGGCAACATGCAGACGGTGGTCCAAGATGAAAACATTACACTCTGTCTGTGGGCCAACCTCAAGAAGAATCCAAG GTTTAAAGGTTTCAACTTTGAAGAGGCTGGCCTGGACTTTAAGCTTCCCAAGCAGCTGGCTGTGAGAGATATCGCTGTACGGATCCTCCACACGCGTTATGACCACCTGTCGCTGCTTGCCAGGATGGCTGACCTGAGAATACACACACCTGGACACAG GTCTCTCGCAGGTGACATAGCTGTACCTgagcagagggagacaaaagGTGAGGGGACGAAAGAATACAACGAGACCCAGCAGCAGAGCCAAGACAAGGAGGTTCAGTCCATCCAAGGGTCGGCTGGGACGAAG AGTGCAGCCAGTCTGCAGTCAAGGGGAAGCAGTGCTCAGCCTGCGAAAGGCCGAAGCAGCCAGATACAGACCCAGATGGAGGCGCTCGACG CTGAGGGGCAGTTGACTTCTCCAGTGCAGGCGATGGACCACGGTGAGCGTGTCCAAGTGGTGGACTTGATGCAGTACACACCTCTGGGCGGGGTCTTCCACTACGGCGTGTTTCACCTTCCACCACAGGTCCACAAGGTCAATGGTTGGGAAATAAGACAG GTGTTGCGCAACGGGCTCCAAGTTTTCCCCTACCCCATGGAGAGGTCTAATTTAGATGACAACGAAGCTCTCGCCAGCCCTCCCGTCGGTGTGTCCGTGACACTGCCCGACTCCGCCGTCTTCTTGAAAACTCCCAAAGTGGCTCGCTGGGATGCTGCAG cGGCTCAGTGGAGGATGGACGGCATCACCGACGTGTCTTACGAGGAGGCCGAAGCCAAAATCTCCTTCAATATGGAGGCCTTCCACGCCTTTGTGCTGATGCAGGATACTTACGCCAACCTTCCCTTCCAGAGCTGGGAGCTGAGGCCGTTGGGCCAAGACTCGGCTCTTTTCACCATCAACGGGGCTCTCATCGACCTCAGCATCACGATCCAG GGTAATCAGTGTATGTTGCAGTTGGAGCAAGTGAAGGGTCTGTCTCACATAAGGGGGAAGTGGATGAGCAGCCCCGTCCTGCAGAGAGCCATGCTCAATGCCGGGGTCAACATCACCGTGAACGAGATCACGGACCAATACGTCTGCACTCGCGGAAAG gacCCACTCGCCGAACATGCTGCCTACGAACAGATGGCCCTCTTCGCCTCTGCCTGCGCTTTCGCATGGAGCAAGTGGAACGCCGAATGTGACGCAGAGCATCTGGTCATGCAG GTGTGTGAGCATCACGGCCCCGCCCCGGTGCCTAAAGGCTCGTGGAGTCTCTACCAGCTCGGTGCGCAGAGGAGCCAGAAGCTGGAAATCACAGAGAAGAGTGACGACTACTCTCCAGACCTTTATCTGGGAAGTGAGCTTCACTCCACCTTCATCCACATGCTCCAGGATAACATGAGTACTGAAGGCATGGCGAGGACCAGAGAATCCAATTATCTGTTTGTGGATACAGTACAAAGCCTGCTCTGTGCCACCAGACCCCTGATGTATTCATAA
- the lyrm5a gene encoding LYR motif-containing protein 5A, with translation MPALKAQVIKLYKTLLYLGREYPQGAAYFKGRLKSAFMKNKDVTDPEKIQKLVARGDFVIKELEALYFLRKYRAMKKRYYDPEK, from the exons ATGCCCGCTCTGAAGGCTCAGGTTATCAAGCTTTACAAGACG CTGCTCTACCTCGGCCGCGAGTACCCCCAGGGAGCGGCTTATTTCAAGGGGCGCCTCAAGTCGGCCTTCATGAAGAACAAAGACGTGACCGACCCGGAGAAGATCCAGAAGCTGGTGGCCCGGGGCGACTTCGTCATCAAGGAGCTGGAGGCTCTGTACTTCCTCAGGAAATACAGAGCCATGAAGAAGAGGTATTACGACCCGGAAAAATAA
- the slc5a8 gene encoding sodium-coupled monocarboxylate transporter 1, with translation MSGDSVAVGSFVVADYAVFALMLLVSAAVGVYYAWVDRGQGSSGDFLTGGRRLTALPVSLSLTASFMSAITVLSNPAEVYRYGANIGYYGLSYAVTMVVTSEIFLPVFYRLAITSTYEYLELRFSRATRQLGTVLFIVQTILYTGVVIYTPALALNQVTGMDLWGGVISTGVVCTFYCTMGGLKAVVWTDVFQLGVMVAGFLSVIVRSVVVQGGIIPVISDSQDGGRLNFGDFDTNPLRRHTFWTITIGGTFIWISIYGINQAQVQRYISCKSMTHARLSLYINLVGLWSILLCSVFAGMCLFSVYKKCDPWTAGQVSQPDQLMPYLVMDILGDYPGLPGLFVAAAFSGSLSTVSSSISALAAVTVEDLIKPYTNMSERHFAWTSKGLSLLYGVLCIGMAGVASLMGGTLQAVISIFGIIGGPLLGVFILGILCPVANSKGALSGLVSGLVLSLWVGIGAQIYHPPPEMSRPLSLTTEGCNFTDVKSLNWTSGALPTQLASITSAAVPHLDGKPLLADSWYSLSYLYFSPIGTITAVSVGLLVSLLTGGWKQKVESRLTLMKEDTNLYHLFQFVKDRVPRRTGELDLTRGREEKSGGTNLAFCDVELDLTK, from the exons ATGTCGGGGGACTCTGTGGCCGTTGGCTCCTTTGTGGTGGCAGACTATGCCGTGTTTGCTCTCATGCTTCTGGTGTCTGCTGCCGTGGGGGTCTACTACGCCTGGGTGGACAGGGGACAGGGGAGCTCGGGGGACTTCCTAACGGGTGGCCGAAGACTGACGGCCCTGCCCGTCTCGCTGTCCCTGACTGCCAGCTTCATGTCAGCCATCACGGTGCTGTCCAACCCGGCCGAG GTTTACCGGTACGGAGCCAATATTGGATATTATGGCCTCTCCTATGCGGTGACCATGGTGGTCACATCGGAGATCTTTCTACCGGTCTTTTACAGGCTGGCCATCACCAGCACGTATGAG TATCTGGAGCTGCGTTTCAGCAGAGCAACCCGTCAGCTGGGAACCGTGCTCTTCATTGTTCAGACG ATCCTTTACACCGGAGTAGTCATTTATACCCCAGCTCTTGCTTTAAACCAAG TAACCGGGATGGATCTGTGGGGGGGCGTTATTTCCACAGGTGTGGTCTGTACCTTTTACTGCACAATG GGTGGGCTGAAGGCGGTGGTGTGGACAGATGTGTTTCAG CTTGGTGTCATGGTGGCAGGCTTCCTGTCAGTCATCGTCAGGTCCGTGGTCGTACAAGGTGGCATCATTCCCGTCATTTCAGACTCACAAGATGGAGGGAGGCTCAACTTTGGGGA CTTCGACACAAACcctctgaggagacacacattCTGGACCATTACCATTGGAGGGACATTCATCTGGATCAGTATCTACGGGATCAACCAGGCCCAGGTTCAGAGATACATCTCCTGCAAGAGCATGACCCATGCCAGACT GTCTCTCTACATCAACCTGGTGGGCCTGTGGTCCATCTTGCTGTGCTCGGTGTTTGCAGGGATGTGCCTCTTCTCAGTCTATAAGAAGTGTGACCCATGGACCGCAGGACAGGTTTCTCAGCCTGACCAG TTGATGCCATATTTGGTGATGGACATCTTGGGAGACTATCCTGGCCTCCCTGGACTGTTTGTTGCAGCAGCATTTAGTGGATCTCTCAG CACAGTGTCCTCCAGCATCAGCGCACTGGCTGCGGTGACTGTAGAGGACCTGATCAAACCGTACACCAACATGTCTGAGAGACACTTTGCCTGGACCTCAAAAGGACTGA GCCTCCTTTACGGGGTTTTATGCATTGGAATGGCCGGAGTGGCTTCACTCATGGGAGGGACCCTGCAG GCAGTCATCAGTATATTTGGGATCATTGGAGGTCCTTTACTTGGCGTGTTTATATTGGGTATCCTCTGTCCCGTGGCCAACTCCAAA GGGGCTTTGTCCGGCCTTGTGTCAGGCTTGGTGTTGTCTCTGTGGGTGGGCATCGGGGCCCAGATATACCACCCCCCTCCTGAGATGAGCCGACCTCTGTCACTGACCACTGAGGGCTGTAACTTCACCGACGTGAAAAGCCTCAACTGGACCTCCGGTGCTCTGCCAACACAGCTGGCCTCCATCACCTCAGCCGCAGTACCTCACTTAGACGGCAA GCCTCTGTTGGCAGATAGCTGGTACTCTCTGTCCTACCTTTACTTCAGTCCTATTGGAACCATCACCGCTGTCAGTGTGGGATTGTTAGTCAGCCTGTTAACAG GAGGCTGGAAGCAGAAGGTGGAATCGAGGCTCACATTAATGAAAGAAGACACAAATCTTTATCACCTATTCCAGTTTGTTAAAGACAGA GTCCCGAGGCGAACAGGAGAGCTCGACTTGACAaggggcagagaggagaaaagtgGCGGCACTAATCTGGCTTTCTGTGATGTTGAGCTGGACTTGACGAAATGA